In the genome of Streptomyces violaceoruber, the window AGGCAGGGGCAGGCGCCCATGACGAAGGGGCCGCCCCCGAAACGGAGGCGGCCCCTGCGGTGCGCGGCGGTGACTCAGTCGCCGTTGCCGGGCGTCGGAGTCGTCTTCTGGATCTGCATCAGGAACTCGGCGTTCGACTTCGTCTGCTTCATCTTGTCGAGGAGCAGTTCGATCGCCTGCTGCTGGTCGAGCGCGTGCAGCACACGGCGCAGCTTCCAGGTGATGGCGAGTTCGTCGCTGCCGAGCAGGATCTCTTCCTTGCGGGTGCCGGACGCGTCCACGTCCACCGCCGGGAAGATGCGCTTGTCGGCGAGCTTGCGGTCGAGCTTGAGCTCGGCGTTGCCGGTGCCCTTGAACTCCTCGAAGATGACCTCGTCCATGCGGGACCCGGTGTCCACCAGGGCGGTGGCGAGGATGGTCAGCGAGCCGCCGTCCTCGATGTTGCGGGCCGCACCGAAGAAGCGCTTCGGCGGGTACAGGGCGGTCGAGTCGACACCACCGGACAGGATGCGGCCGGAGGCCGGGGCGGCGAGGTTGTACGCACGGCCCAGACGCGTGATCGAGTCGAGCAGCACGACGACGTCGTGGCCCAGCTCCACCAGGCGCTTGGCGCGCTCGATGGCCAGCTCGGCGACCGTGGTGTGGTCCTCGGCCGGGCGGTCGAAGGTCGAGGAGATGACCTCGCCCTTCACCGACCGCTGCATGTCGGTGACCTCTTCGGGACGCTCGTCGACCAGGACGACCATCAGGTGGCACTCGGGGTTGTTGTGCGTGATCGCGTTGGCGATGGCCTGCATGATCATGGTCTTGCCGGTCTTCGGCGGGGCCACGATCAGACCGCGCTGGCCCTTACCGATCGGCGCGACGAGGTCGATGATGCGGGTGGTGAGGACGCCCGGGTCCGTCTCCAGGCGGAGGCGGTCCTGCGGGTACAGCGGCGTCAGCTTGTTGAACTCCGGCCGTCCGCGGCCGTGTTCGGGGGCCATGCCGTTGACCGAGTCCAGGCGCACCAGCGCGTTGAACTTCTCGCGGCGCTCGCCCTCCTTGGGCTGGCGCACGGCACCGGTGAGGTGGTCGCCCTTGCGCAGGCCGTTCTTGCGGACCTGGGCGAGGGAGACGTACACGTCGTTGGGGCCGGGCAGGTAGCCGGAGGTCCGGATGAACGCGTAGTTGTCGAGGATGTCGAGGATGCCGGCGACCGGGATGAGGACGTCGTCCTCGTTGATCTGCGGCTCCTGGATCTCGTCGCGCCCGCGACGGCCCCGGCGGTCCCGGTAGCGGCCGCGGCGGCCCCGACGGCCGCTGCCGTCGTCGTCGTAACCGTCGTCGTGCTGCTGACGGTCCTGGCGTCCGCCGCCGCCCTGCTGCTGGCGGTCCTGGCGACCGCCGCCCTGGTTCTGCTGGTCGTCGCCCTTGTTGCGCCGGTCGCGGCCGCGCTCGCCACGGTCGCCGCGGTCGCCACGGTCACCGCGGTCGCCACGGTCACCGCGGTCGCGGTCGCCGCGGTCTCTGCGGTCGCGGCGGCGGCCGTCGCCGCCCTCGGCGTCGGAACGGGCGTCGCCCTGGCCCTGCTGGTGACCCTGCGACTGCTGCGGGGCCGACGTGTCGGCCTTCGGCTCGGCGCGGGTCTCGACGGCCACCGTCGTGTCGGTGGCGGACGGGCTGCCCGCGTCGGAGGTTGCCCGGCGACGACGGCGCTCGGAGGGGGCGTCGTCGGCGGGCGCGGCCTGCTCGGCCGAGGCGTTGACCTTGGGGGACGGCTGACCGGGGATCTCGATCTGCTGCTGGGCGGCGGCCTTGTCGGCGGCCGCCTTGTCCGCCTTCTTGTCGGCCTTGCCGGCCTTCTCCGCCTTCTCGGCGGGTGCCTCGTCGCCCGTACGGGTCCGGGAGGTGCTGCGGCGCTTGGGCTTGGTCTCGCCGGCGGTGTCCGCGGCGGCGGGCGCGGCCTTGGCGGGGGCACCCCCCGCGGCCTGCGCCTCCTTGATGACCTCGATCAGCTGGCTCTTGCGCATACGCGCGGTGCCCCTGATGCCGAGGCCGGATGCGACCTGCTGCAGCTCGGCCAGCACCATGCCCTCGAGGCCGGTACCGCGGCGCCGCCGGGAGCCGGCACCGGTGGCAGGCGCGGAGGCGTCCGTGGCGGGCGCGGCAGCGGTCTCCTCGACACGTGCGCCCATCAGATCGGTGGTGTCGCTCACGAAGGGTCCTTCCCTGGAGCGGACGTCGGCCTGTCTGGCTCGGCGACCGGTTGTGCTGTCCGGCTTCGGTCCTTGCTGTGTGAACCGTGCCGGGGCGGTGGTCCGCCTGAACGGCGGAAGAGATATCTGGTGATGGCGCTTCCCCTAGCCGTGGCACCCGGTGTCTGTGTCATGCGGCGTGGTCGCACCGGTTCCGAAACTCCCCCAGTGGGGGTAACCCCCACCGGTGGGCCGCTCAATGCCCGTGTCGGCCGTACTGATCACGTACGGCATCCACTGCAGAATGCGGCTTGGGGGGCTCCCGGAAGAATGTCTGTCCCGGACGGGGACACGAGGCACCTCGCCATGGTGGGGTCGGGTGCAGACTTGAGGTTAACACTACCGGATCCAACAAACATTCCCCCTCTCGAAATCCGGCAACCGTGCGCGTCAGGTGTCGCTGGCGGTCGCCAGGGGCAGGACGGTCGCGCCCTGCTGGTCCAGGCCGAGCCGGTTGGCCGCCCAGTCCGTTCCGGCCAGCGCCTCGACCTTGTCGGCCGTGTCGGCGTCGGCCAGTGCCATCACCGTGGGTCCGGCACCCGAGATCACCGCGGGAATGCCGTCGCCACGCAGCCTTTCCACCAGCGCCGTGCTCTCCGGCATGGCCGGCGCGCGGTACTCCTGGTGCAGGCGGTCCTCGGTGGCCGGCAGCAGCAGCTCGGGGCGCCTGGTGAGGGCCTCGACGAGCAGCGCGGCGCGGCCGGCGTTGGCGGCGGCGTCGACGTGCGGAACGCTGCGCGGGAGCAGCCCGCGCGCGGTCTGGGTCAGTACCGGCTTTCCGGGCACGAAAACCACCGGAACGATGGAATCGGAGGGCTCCATCCTGATCGCCCGGGCGGCGCCGGACTCCATCCAGGAAAGGGTGAATCCGCCCAGGAGACAGGCCGCCACGTTGTCGGGGTGGCCCTCGATCTCGGTGGCGAGGTCGAGCAGCGCGGCGTCGTCGAGGCGGGCCTCGCCGCCTATCGTCACGGCGCGCGCGGCGACGATTCCGGCGCAGATGGCGGCAGAGGAGGAGCCGAGGCCGCGGCCGTGCGGGATGCGGTTGGCGCAGACGATCTCCAGGCCGCGCGGCTGCCCGCCGAGCAGGTCGAAGGCGGTGCGCAGGGAGCGGACGAGGAGGTGCTTCTCGTCGCGCGGAAGGGTCTCGCTGCCCTCACCCGCGATGTCGATGTGCAGCCCGGAGTCGGCCACCCGGACGACCACGTCGTCGTACAGACCCAGCGCGAGGCCCAGGGCGTCGAAGCCCGGACCGAGGTTGGCGCTGGTGGCGGGGACGCGCACCCTGACGGCGGCGGCGCGGAACGCTGGACCGGCCATCGCTAGATGACTCTCCTTGAGCTGCGGGACTGTCGAATGACATTCGATGACGACGACGATGACGTACAGAACCCTGGGCGCGACCGCGGAGACGGCGCGGCACCGCGGCATATGCGGCAGGCGGGTTAGGTACAGCCTATCGAAGGAAGGTTCTGTGGCGACATAGGGCGCACAGGAGGCGCACGATGCGTGTCGTAAGCCCCCTGTGCACCCCCCGTCAGTGACTTTCCCGGCCGGGCGTCGCCTACGCCCTCCTGCGCCGGGCGCCTTTCACCGGCGCGGGGCTCAGACCAGCCCGAGCCGCTCGGCCGCCGTCGCCGCGTCGACCGGGACGGTGACCGGCTGCGGCGCGCCGGCGACGGCCCAGTCCGGGTCCTTCAGCCCGTTGCCGGTGACGGTGCACACGATGCGCTGCCCCGGGTCGACCTTGCCCTGCTCGGCGGCCTTCAGCAGACCGGCCACGGAGGCGGCGGAGGCGGGCTCCACGAAGACGCCCTCCTGCGAGGCCAACAGTCGGTAGGCGCGCAGGATCTCACGGTCCGTCACCTCGTCGATGGCGCCGCCCGACTCGTCGCGCGCGGCGAGCGCGAAGTCCCACGAGGCGGGGTTGCCGATCCGGATGGCGGTGGCGATGGTCGACGGGTCCTTGACGACCTCGCCGCGCACGATCGGGGCGGAGCCGGAGGCCTGGAACCCCCACATGCGGGGCTTCTTGGTGCTGACCCCGTCGGCGGCGTACTCCTGGTACCCCTTCCAGTACGCGGTGATGTTGCCCGCGTTGCCCACGGGAAGGACATGTATGTCGGGCGCGTCGCCGAGCATGTCCACGATCTCGAAGGCGGCCGTCTTCTGCCCCTCGATACGCACCGGGTTGACCGAATTGACCAGTGCCACCGGGTAGTTGTCGCTGAGCGCACGGGCCAGCGTGAGGCAGTCGTCGAAGTTGCCGTCGACCTGGAGGATCTTCGCGCCGTGCACGAGGGCCTGGCCCATCTTGCCGAGCGCGATCTTGCCCTGCGGCACGAGCACGGCGGAGACCATGCCCGCGCGCACGCCGTACGCGGCGGCACTCGCGGACGTGTTCCCGGTGGACGCGCAGATGACGGCCTGCGCGCCCTCCTCCTTGGCCTTGCTGATGGCCATGGTCATGCCACGGTCCTTGAAGGACCCGGTCGGGTTCGCCCCCTCGACCTTGAGGTGGACCTCGCAGCCCGTGCGCTCGGAGAGCACCTGCGCGGGCACGAGCGGGGTGCCGCCCTCACGGAGCGTCACGACGGGCGTGCTGTCGGAGACGGGCAGCCGGTCCCGGTACTCCTCGATGATTCCGCGCCACTGGTGGGTCATTGCTGGTTACTCTCCTTCAACCCGCATGATGCTGGCGACACCCCGCACGGTGTCGAGCTTGCGCAGCGCCTCGACCGTACCGCCGAGGGCGGCGTCGGACGCGCGATGGGTGACGACGACGAGGGATGCCTCGCCGTCCTTGCCGGACTGCCGCACGGTGTCGATGGAGACACCGTGCTCCGCGAACACGGTCGCGACCTGGGCGAGCACGCCCGGTTTGTCGGCCACGTCGAGGCTGATGTGGTAGCGCGTGACGACGTCGCCCATCGGGGAGACGGGCAGGGCGGCGTACGCGGACTCACCGGGTCCGGTCGCTCCGCCCAGCCGGTTGCGGCACACGGCCACCAGGTCGCCGAGCACGGCGGACGCGGTCGGCGAACCGCCGGCGCCGGGCCCGTAGAACATGAGCTGACCGGCGGCGTCGGACTCCACGAACACGGCGTTGTACGCCTCGCGCACGTTGGCCAGCGGATGGCTGAGCGGGATCATCGCGGGATGCACGCGTGCGGTGACCGACCCTCCGTCCGCCGCCCGCTCGCAGATGGCGAGCAGCTTGATGGTGCAGCCCATCTCCTTGGCGGAGGCGAAGTCGGCGGCGGTGACCTCGGTCATGCCCTCGCGGTAGACGTCGTCGAGGCGTACGCGCGTGTGGAAGGCGATCCCGGCGAGGATGGCGGCCTTGGCTGCGGCGTCGAAGCCCTCGACGTCGGCGGTCGGGTCGGCCTCGGCGTACCCGAGGGCCGTGGCCTCGTCGAGCGCTTCCTGATAGCCGGCCCCGGTCGAGTCCATGGCGTCGAGGATGAAGTTGGTGGTCCCGTTGACGATGCCGAGCACCCGGTTGACCTTGTCACCGGCGAGGGACTCGCGCAGCGGCCGGATCAGCGGGATGGCACCGGCGACGGCGGCCTCGTAGTACAGGTCCTTGCCGTGCTCGTCGGCGGCGGCGTGCAGGGCGGCGCCGTCCTGGGCGATGAGCGCCTTGTTGGCGGAGACCACGGAGGCGCCGTGCGCGAAGGCGGTGGTGATGAGCGTCCGCGCGGGCTCGATCCCCCCGATGACCTCGACGACGACGTCGATGTCCCCGCGCTTGACGAGCGCGGTGGCGTCGGTGGTGACGAGGGCCGGGTCGATCCCCTCCCGCACCTTGTCGGGCCGCCGTACGGCGACGCCCGCGAGCTCCACCGGGGCCCCGATCCGGGCGGCGAGGTCGGCGGCGTGCGTCGTCATGATGCGCGCCACCTCTGAGCCGACCACTCCACAGCCCAGCAGCGCCACCTTCAGCGGACGCGTACGCATCATCCGACCTCGTTTCCTCATACCGTCTACGGTTGGACCAGTCTCACGCACCGGACGGGATTTTCTGCCTTTCGTCCGGATCGTGAGACGTTTATTTCATTTTCTGAGGGGGTGCGGACCGGAAGATCTTCGCCCGCCCCCACCTCTCCCTCCCTCGGACCTCACCCGACGTCGAGACGCAGCAGATCCTCCTCGGTCTCCCGCCGCACGACGACCCGCGCCGCACCGTCCCGCACGGCGACGACCGGCGGCCGCAGCGCGTGGTTGTAGTTGCTGGCCATGGAGCGGCAGTACGCCCCCGTCGCCGGTACGGCGATCAGGTCACCGGGTGCCAGGTCCCCCGGCAGGAAGGCGTCCTTGACCACGATGTCCCCGCTCTCGCAGTGCTTGCCGACGACGCGCACGAGCATCGGCTCGGCGTCGGAGGTGCGCGAGGCGAGGGCGACGCTGTACTCGGCGTCGTAGAGCGCGGTCCGGATGTTGTCCGACATCCCGCCGTCGACGGAGACGTAGGTCCGCAGCCCTTCGAGGGGCTTGACGGTGCCGACCTCGTACAGGGTGAAGGCGGTCGGGCCCACGATGGCCCGCCCGGGCTCGACGGAGATGCGGGGGGTGGCGAGTCGGGCGGCCTCGCACTCCCGCGTCACGATCTCGGTCAGCGCCTTGGCGATCTCGTGCGGCTCGCGGGGGTCGTCGTCACTGGTGTACGCGATGCCGAGCCCGCCCCCGAGGTCGATCTCGGGCAGCTCGACGCCGTGCTCGTCCCGGATGTCCTTGAGCAGTCCCACGACCCGGTGCGCGGCGACCTCGAACCCCGACATGTCGAAGATCTGGGACCCGATGTGCGAGTGGATCCCGATGACCTCGAGCCCGTCCAGCTTCAGGGCCCGCCGCACGGCCTCCGCCGCCTGCCCGCCGGCCAGCGGGATACCGAACTTCTGGTCCTCGTGGGCGGTGGCGATGAACTCGTGCGTGTGCGCCTCGACCCCGACGGTGATCCGGATCTGCACCCGCTGCCGCTTGCCGAGCGACTGGGCGATGTGGGCCACCCGCACGATCTCCTGGAAGGAGTCGAGCACGATCCGCCCGACCCCGGCCCGGACGGCACGCTCGATCTCCTCCGGCGACTTGTTGTTGCCGTGGAAGGCGATCCGCTCGGCGGGCATCCCGGCGGAGAGGGCGGTGGCGAGCTCGCCCCCCGAACACACGTCGAGGTTGAGCCCTTCCTCGTCCAGCCACCGCACGACCGCGCGCGACAGGAATGCCTTCCCGGCGTAGAAGACGTCGGCGTCGTCGCCGAACGCGGTGCGCCACGCCCGCGCCCGCTCCCGGAAGTCGGCCTCGTCGAGGAGGTAGGCGGGGGTGCCGTACTCCTCGGCGAGCTGCGTGACGGGAATCCCGCCGACGGTGACGACCCCGTCCGCGTCCCGCCCGACGGTGCGGGCCCAGACCTTGGGATCGAGGGCGTTGAGGTCGTCGGCCGGGGCGGTGTAGTGCCCCTCGGGCAGGACGTCGGCGTGGCGGGGCCCGGCGGGGTGTGCGGAACGGCTCATGGCGTCTTCCGTGCTCTCTCAGAGGTGTTCGGGTGCGTCGATGCCGAGCAGGGCCAGGCCGCCGGCCAGCACCGCCCCGACGGCTTCGGCGAGGGCCAGCCGGGCACGGTGGGCGGCCGAGGGTTTCTCCCCGCCGCGGGGCAGCACGGTGGGCAAGAACGGCAGCGCGGCGTCGGCGACGGTGACGAGGTGCCGGGCGAGCCGGTCGGGGGCGCGGTGGTCCGCGGCGGCGGCGAGGACGCGGGGGTGGTCGGCGAGGGCGGCGAGGAGGTCGCGCTCGGCGACGGGGCCGGGGGCTGCGGTGAACCCGAGACCGGCGGCGTTCCGGGCGGCGGCCCGGGCGCGGGCGTGGGCGTACCGCACGCGGAACAGGGGATTCCCCTCCCGCTGGACGAGGTGCTCGTCGCCGATCCGGGGCCGGTCGCCGGCCGCGGGGTGGAGCAGGGCCCAGCGTCCGGCGTCCCGCCCGAGGGACATCGGGTCGGCGGAGCCGTGGGCGGGGACGGCCCGGACGTTGACGGGCAGCTCGGCGGGGGCGTGCCCGACGGCGTCGACGGTGACCCCGAGGACGGAGGTCCAGGCGTCCTCGAACCCCTCGGCGCTCACCCGGACGAGGGCCCCCTGGGAGCGGAGCAGCCGTGCGGATGCCTCGGCGACGACGACGGCACGCAGGTCGTGGGGGCAGTGGAGCTGCACGACGCGGCCGTCCGGTTGGTCGGCGTGCCCGTACCGGTCCCCGCGGCGCAGGATCTCGGCGACGAGACCGACGTCGGAGGCGGCGCGGTCGAGGCTGATGTTGAGGAACCCCGGCCCGGTGAGGACGACGTCGGTGATCCCGTCCGTTCCGACCAGGTAGGACCGCAACACCTCGGCGACCCGGAACGGCGTCTGCCCGGCCGGGCGGGCCAGCTGGAGGGCGATGCCAGTGGCGTAGTCCCCGCACCCCCCGGGCCCCGGCGGCGCGACCACGGCACGCGTCGGCACGGCCACGCTCAGCTCCCCCGCGTCGACGGCGCGACGCACCGCGTGCAGCACGGTGCGGGAGAGCTCTACGGGTGTCACGGGACAAGCGTATGGGAGGAAGGGGGTGGGGAGGCGAACCGATGTGCGCCGGTCCCGGGATATGGACGAAGCGGCAGCCCGAGGGGACCGGAACCGGACCCGAATGCACCCGGGTCCCCGGTCACGCCTGCGCGGACGCCCCGCTCTCCCCGGCGAGCCCACGCACCCGCGGCGGCGAGGCCCCGGCTCCGGGACCCGGCTGCCCGGGGCCCGCTCCGGACGCCCCGCGTACGGCGGTGGACCCACTTCCCTTCCGCTCCACCAACTGCCGCACCAGACCGACCAGCTCGGCGGGCTCGAAGGGCTTGGACAGAAAAGCGTCGGCTCCCGCGGCGAACCCGGCATCGACCTCGTACTGCGTACAGGCACTGACGATCGCGATCGGAAGGTCCCGGGTACGCGGATCGGCACGCAGCCGGGCGGCGGTCCTGAGCCCGTCCAGCCGAGGCATGACCACGTCCAGCGTCACGGCGTCGGGCCGCACCTGCTGGACGATTTCCAGACACTCGGCACCATCGCCCGCGGTCACGACCTCGAAGCCCTCCAGCTCGAGGTTGACCCTGATCAGCTGCCGGATGACCTTGTTGTCGTCGACGACAAGAATCCGGCCGGACGGCCTAGGCACAACTCGAGAGTAGGTCCGGACCGGCCACCGCGTCCGGGTTTTCCCGACTTCCGCCCTCCGCGGGTGACAGGGCCCCGCACGGGCCCCGTCACGACCCGCGAAAACCCGTTCATGACCACCCCGGGCGAGCTGGTAGTGTTCTACCCGTCGCCGCGAGCAACACCGAACGCGACGGACACGCCCCCGTAGCTCAGGGGATAGAGCAACGGCCTCCGGAGCCGTGTGCGCAGGTTCGAATCCTGCCGGGGGCACTCGCCCAGGATCAGCAGAAATCAAGCGCTGACCAGGGTGGATGCCGACAGAAGAGGGCGGGAGTCAGTCTCACTGACTCCCGCCCTCTCTCGTTGTCTCTCAGCGTTCGCGACACACCTCCGACACAGTCGCCGAACCAAGGACAACCGCGCGCTACCGGCTGTCAGAGGGTTCGTGTAGCGTCCGAGGGCTGGCGAGACTCAGGGGGGTGCCGGTGCTCGACTTCGA includes:
- a CDS encoding response regulator encodes the protein MPRPSGRILVVDDNKVIRQLIRVNLELEGFEVVTAGDGAECLEIVQQVRPDAVTLDVVMPRLDGLRTAARLRADPRTRDLPIAIVSACTQYEVDAGFAAGADAFLSKPFEPAELVGLVRQLVERKGSGSTAVRGASGAGPGQPGPGAGASPPRVRGLAGESGASAQA
- a CDS encoding homoserine dehydrogenase; the encoded protein is MMRTRPLKVALLGCGVVGSEVARIMTTHAADLAARIGAPVELAGVAVRRPDKVREGIDPALVTTDATALVKRGDIDVVVEVIGGIEPARTLITTAFAHGASVVSANKALIAQDGAALHAAADEHGKDLYYEAAVAGAIPLIRPLRESLAGDKVNRVLGIVNGTTNFILDAMDSTGAGYQEALDEATALGYAEADPTADVEGFDAAAKAAILAGIAFHTRVRLDDVYREGMTEVTAADFASAKEMGCTIKLLAICERAADGGSVTARVHPAMIPLSHPLANVREAYNAVFVESDAAGQLMFYGPGAGGSPTASAVLGDLVAVCRNRLGGATGPGESAYAALPVSPMGDVVTRYHISLDVADKPGVLAQVATVFAEHGVSIDTVRQSGKDGEASLVVVTHRASDAALGGTVEALRKLDTVRGVASIMRVEGE
- the nrtL gene encoding ArgS-related anticodon-binding protein NrtL, which produces MTPVELSRTVLHAVRRAVDAGELSVAVPTRAVVAPPGPGGCGDYATGIALQLARPAGQTPFRVAEVLRSYLVGTDGITDVVLTGPGFLNISLDRAASDVGLVAEILRRGDRYGHADQPDGRVVQLHCPHDLRAVVVAEASARLLRSQGALVRVSAEGFEDAWTSVLGVTVDAVGHAPAELPVNVRAVPAHGSADPMSLGRDAGRWALLHPAAGDRPRIGDEHLVQREGNPLFRVRYAHARARAAARNAAGLGFTAAPGPVAERDLLAALADHPRVLAAAADHRAPDRLARHLVTVADAALPFLPTVLPRGGEKPSAAHRARLALAEAVGAVLAGGLALLGIDAPEHL
- the lysA gene encoding diaminopimelate decarboxylase, with product MSRSAHPAGPRHADVLPEGHYTAPADDLNALDPKVWARTVGRDADGVVTVGGIPVTQLAEEYGTPAYLLDEADFRERARAWRTAFGDDADVFYAGKAFLSRAVVRWLDEEGLNLDVCSGGELATALSAGMPAERIAFHGNNKSPEEIERAVRAGVGRIVLDSFQEIVRVAHIAQSLGKRQRVQIRITVGVEAHTHEFIATAHEDQKFGIPLAGGQAAEAVRRALKLDGLEVIGIHSHIGSQIFDMSGFEVAAHRVVGLLKDIRDEHGVELPEIDLGGGLGIAYTSDDDPREPHEIAKALTEIVTRECEAARLATPRISVEPGRAIVGPTAFTLYEVGTVKPLEGLRTYVSVDGGMSDNIRTALYDAEYSVALASRTSDAEPMLVRVVGKHCESGDIVVKDAFLPGDLAPGDLIAVPATGAYCRSMASNYNHALRPPVVAVRDGAARVVVRRETEEDLLRLDVG
- the rho gene encoding transcription termination factor Rho, producing the protein MSDTTDLMGARVEETAAAPATDASAPATGAGSRRRRGTGLEGMVLAELQQVASGLGIRGTARMRKSQLIEVIKEAQAAGGAPAKAAPAAADTAGETKPKRRSTSRTRTGDEAPAEKAEKAGKADKKADKAAADKAAAQQQIEIPGQPSPKVNASAEQAAPADDAPSERRRRRATSDAGSPSATDTTVAVETRAEPKADTSAPQQSQGHQQGQGDARSDAEGGDGRRRDRRDRGDRDRGDRGDRGDRGDRGDRGERGRDRRNKGDDQQNQGGGRQDRQQQGGGGRQDRQQHDDGYDDDGSGRRGRRGRYRDRRGRRGRDEIQEPQINEDDVLIPVAGILDILDNYAFIRTSGYLPGPNDVYVSLAQVRKNGLRKGDHLTGAVRQPKEGERREKFNALVRLDSVNGMAPEHGRGRPEFNKLTPLYPQDRLRLETDPGVLTTRIIDLVAPIGKGQRGLIVAPPKTGKTMIMQAIANAITHNNPECHLMVVLVDERPEEVTDMQRSVKGEVISSTFDRPAEDHTTVAELAIERAKRLVELGHDVVVLLDSITRLGRAYNLAAPASGRILSGGVDSTALYPPKRFFGAARNIEDGGSLTILATALVDTGSRMDEVIFEEFKGTGNAELKLDRKLADKRIFPAVDVDASGTRKEEILLGSDELAITWKLRRVLHALDQQQAIELLLDKMKQTKSNAEFLMQIQKTTPTPGNGD
- the thrB gene encoding homoserine kinase, which codes for MAGPAFRAAAVRVRVPATSANLGPGFDALGLALGLYDDVVVRVADSGLHIDIAGEGSETLPRDEKHLLVRSLRTAFDLLGGQPRGLEIVCANRIPHGRGLGSSSAAICAGIVAARAVTIGGEARLDDAALLDLATEIEGHPDNVAACLLGGFTLSWMESGAARAIRMEPSDSIVPVVFVPGKPVLTQTARGLLPRSVPHVDAAANAGRAALLVEALTRRPELLLPATEDRLHQEYRAPAMPESTALVERLRGDGIPAVISGAGPTVMALADADTADKVEALAGTDWAANRLGLDQQGATVLPLATASDT
- the thrC gene encoding threonine synthase yields the protein MTHQWRGIIEEYRDRLPVSDSTPVVTLREGGTPLVPAQVLSERTGCEVHLKVEGANPTGSFKDRGMTMAISKAKEEGAQAVICASTGNTSASAAAYGVRAGMVSAVLVPQGKIALGKMGQALVHGAKILQVDGNFDDCLTLARALSDNYPVALVNSVNPVRIEGQKTAAFEIVDMLGDAPDIHVLPVGNAGNITAYWKGYQEYAADGVSTKKPRMWGFQASGSAPIVRGEVVKDPSTIATAIRIGNPASWDFALAARDESGGAIDEVTDREILRAYRLLASQEGVFVEPASAASVAGLLKAAEQGKVDPGQRIVCTVTGNGLKDPDWAVAGAPQPVTVPVDAATAAERLGLV